The genomic interval TTTCATGCTTGTAATAAAATAAAAGTACACCAGGATAATAATTGAAAAATACACCACTAAAAAGTAAAATACCCTCTGTAAATAACTTTATGGAGGGAGCAAAACGGAGTGATAACTTTGAGTGAAAAGCAGCATATTGTTATCTCCGCTTTTAGAGATGGGAAATCATTAAGAGCAATTTCCAAAGAAACTGGTATCAATAGGCGGACTGTAACCAAATATGTGCGGGATTATGAAGAAAGGCGTAATCAGCTATTACAAGCAGATAATAACATTGATGTAAAAGAATTAACTGACTATATAGTTGAAAAGCCTAAATACAACAGTGCTAACC from Desulfofalx alkaliphila DSM 12257 carries:
- a CDS encoding helix-turn-helix domain-containing protein translates to MSEKQHIVISAFRDGKSLRAISKETGINRRTVTKYVRDYEERRNQLLQADNNIDVKELTDYIVEKPKYNSAN